In Candidatus Glassbacteria bacterium, the following are encoded in one genomic region:
- a CDS encoding sugar phosphate isomerase/epimerase: MSPGINMEFIRCEDKPFAAGVERAAQIGYKYVEPMVHTGRELLSEAGYFHSWSMEEDPLEMKEILDRHGVKASGLSSHCPLMRPEISVPYLTRAIRFAAAIGVPVVNTDEGIRPPWMSDEQCFEVMKYTLTMALRTAERYGVYIGIEPHQSISCRTEGLLRIATLVDSPCLRVNYDLGNAYLGGEDPYEGLKETVHLMVHVHAKDIELQKSEDERGKVTGTPVGCACGDGVIDWAKVVAILAEAGFSGVLSVECGTPEQAQRSLSHLQAIIEKAGVAEL, encoded by the coding sequence ATCTCTCCCGGAATCAACATGGAGTTCATCCGCTGCGAAGACAAACCATTCGCAGCCGGTGTCGAGCGGGCGGCGCAGATCGGTTACAAGTACGTGGAGCCGATGGTGCATACTGGGCGTGAACTGTTGAGCGAGGCGGGATACTTTCATTCATGGTCCATGGAAGAAGACCCTCTCGAAATGAAAGAGATCCTCGACCGCCACGGGGTGAAAGCTTCCGGGCTCAGTTCTCATTGCCCGCTGATGCGCCCCGAGATCTCCGTTCCCTATCTCACCAGGGCGATTCGATTCGCCGCCGCCATCGGTGTGCCGGTGGTCAACACCGACGAGGGAATCAGGCCGCCCTGGATGAGCGATGAACAGTGTTTCGAAGTAATGAAATATACCTTGACGATGGCATTGCGCACCGCCGAGCGCTACGGCGTCTATATCGGTATCGAGCCGCATCAGAGTATTTCCTGCCGGACCGAGGGTCTGCTGCGGATTGCCACCCTGGTCGATTCGCCCTGTCTGCGAGTGAATTACGACCTGGGAAATGCCTATCTCGGTGGCGAGGACCCCTACGAAGGTCTCAAGGAAACCGTGCATTTGATGGTCCACGTGCACGCCAAGGACATAGAACTGCAAAAGTCCGAGGACGAAAGAGGCAAGGTGACCGGGACCCCTGTGGGTTGCGCCTGCGGCGACGGTGTGATCGACTGGGCGAAAGTGGTAGCCATCCTGGCGGAAGCAGGCTTTTCCGGCGTTCTCTCGGTCGAATGCGGGACGCCTGAACAGGCGCAGCGAAGCCTGAGTCACCTGCAGGCTATCATTGAAAAGGCGGGAGTAGCCGAACTATGA
- a CDS encoding Gfo/Idh/MocA family oxidoreductase, whose amino-acid sequence MTGAKQKISRRSFLAGSLAAATVATAVSSKRVLGANDRVRLGVIGSGNRSRSLMRNLNDIGKIEWVALSDVWDERMNGAEEISGPVDKYPDYRKLLERKDIDGVIVGTFDHMHARITVDACRAGKDVYVEKPMTSLPVQGLEVVRAAGETGRIVQVGMQQRSIPHFKEAKAKFFDSGLIGEVNMVRTIWNGNGGYTFPVPPGLERKPGGLDWEACLAWLPKIPWDAKRYFNRFAYWDFSSGGMTGGLFVHMVDVVHWFLGLSKPVSAVALGGIYQYDDGRDTPDNINLVLDYPKVNVTFEATITDMASPEVADIVFMGTGGRLSIFRSSYTFLTSGDDKPAREITVKVPYGSAKQHLAEWLECMRSRNKPSADAVEGHYSSMACHIGNIAYKEKRRVEWQEEWDL is encoded by the coding sequence ATGACTGGCGCAAAGCAAAAGATCTCACGACGTTCCTTCCTTGCCGGCTCACTGGCCGCTGCGACTGTGGCCACGGCGGTTTCTTCGAAGCGCGTGCTCGGTGCTAATGACCGGGTCCGCCTGGGAGTGATCGGCAGCGGCAACCGCTCGAGAAGCCTGATGAGAAATCTTAATGACATCGGCAAGATCGAGTGGGTCGCGCTCAGTGATGTCTGGGACGAGCGGATGAACGGAGCCGAAGAAATCTCCGGGCCTGTCGACAAGTACCCCGATTACCGTAAGCTTCTGGAACGGAAAGATATCGATGGAGTGATCGTCGGCACATTCGACCACATGCACGCCCGGATAACTGTCGATGCCTGCCGGGCGGGCAAGGATGTCTACGTGGAAAAGCCGATGACTTCGCTGCCGGTGCAGGGTCTCGAGGTCGTCCGTGCGGCCGGAGAGACCGGCCGGATCGTCCAGGTGGGAATGCAGCAGAGGAGCATACCGCACTTCAAGGAGGCGAAAGCTAAATTTTTCGATAGCGGCCTGATCGGAGAAGTAAACATGGTGCGGACAATCTGGAACGGTAACGGCGGCTACACGTTCCCTGTCCCGCCCGGGCTTGAACGTAAGCCGGGCGGCCTTGACTGGGAGGCCTGCCTGGCCTGGCTCCCAAAAATCCCCTGGGATGCAAAACGGTATTTCAACCGCTTTGCTTATTGGGATTTTTCCAGCGGCGGCATGACCGGCGGCCTGTTCGTGCACATGGTGGACGTGGTCCATTGGTTTCTGGGGCTCAGCAAACCCGTTTCGGCGGTTGCCCTTGGCGGTATATACCAGTACGACGACGGCCGCGATACGCCCGATAATATCAACCTTGTTCTCGACTACCCCAAAGTGAATGTCACTTTCGAGGCTACGATTACCGATATGGCCAGCCCGGAAGTGGCGGATATCGTCTTTATGGGAACCGGCGGAAGGCTGTCCATCTTCCGTTCGAGCTATACCTTTCTTACCTCCGGCGACGACAAGCCCGCCAGGGAGATAACCGTGAAAGTGCCCTACGGTTCGGCAAAGCAGCACCTGGCCGAATGGCTCGAATGTATGCGCTCGCGGAATAAACCCAGCGCGGATGCGGTGGAAGGCCACTATTCATCGATGGCCTGCCATATCGGCAATATCGCCTACAAAGAGAAACGCCGTGTCGAATGGCAAGAGGAATGGGACCTATGA